A region of Apus apus isolate bApuApu2 chromosome 14, bApuApu2.pri.cur, whole genome shotgun sequence DNA encodes the following proteins:
- the TNRC6A gene encoding trinucleotide repeat-containing gene 6A protein isoform X2, which yields MRELEAKATKEVERKLSRAFLPHLCGTERRDLVQEEEEQLMEERKKRKEDKKKKEAAQKKAIEQKIKVPEQTKTSVSQPQPVTSNGTSTVTSTNNNAKRATANSQQQQTLPRYPPREVPPRFRHQEQKQLLKRGQQLPGIAANLGSTPKVLNGQSGGSTVTNNQPVTDGEVPNSSKKQPGMPPIRDLVSHSPNQSDLNHSGLGSHYENSHWGPVSSNSDSSTNWDKVIVDGSDKEAWPSITGSDPELTSECMDTDSASSSGSERNLVIMASGSTGGDNDGIRNGIGHGSQNKFVVGSNSNNVGNGSINGPWGLSHGTIISTCQVSVDAPDSKSESSNNRMNAWGTINSSSNGGLNPSTLNSNGNHGAWPVLENNGHALKGSVGSGNPGTNIPCSTIGQMSNSQSINSKVGGSAHGSWGSLQENCDSEVNGTRKVSFSGQPQNLNTEMNGPNNTTNFMTSSLPNSAGSVQINELPNNTGHGAWRVSTMNHSQIQASPVTNGTSISHLSNGEAKNGGSYGTTWGAYGSNYSGDKCSGPNSQANGDTVNATLMQPGISGPGSTNFQINGNKGGGVWEAGTVNSQNMPWGSGNGASAGGSRRGWGNPAQNTGTSISNGEWSKLPSNQHSNESVNGNSRKFTKGWKSTEEDDLNSSQSSAASQMTEPSSTWAKPGTGDSEGSSEGTGCHEDRATTEGQSRERRKVDQHALLQSIVNRTDLDPRVLSNSGWGQTPIKQNTAWDTETSPRGERKTDNGTEAWGGSVTQTSSSGGCVDRPSPNNNDTSSVSGWGDPKSATRWGDSKGSNSQGGWEEDSAATVMVKSNQSWGSGKEEKSSWNDAQKIKQGWVDGQKASQGWAVPAGESWGENSRNNHWGEAKKSSSGGSDSDRSVSGWNEPGKSNSVTWGGNNTNSNNSSGWDEPAKSSQNQGWGDPPKSNQPQGWGESSKPINSPEWNKQDVGSWGAPSATNKPPGSGWLGGPMPAPAKEEEPTGWEEPSPESIRRKMEIDDGTSAWGDPSKYNYKNVNMWNKNVPNSSSSSDQQAQVHQQLLSSSAMSSKESSSGSGWGEPSTPATTVDNGTSAWGKPMDTGTSWGEPISDAAGTSGWGNASLGQQAATKPGPKSMQDSWCGDDMPLTGSRQTSWEEEEDVEIGMWNSTSSQEANPSLNWPPYVKKMPTKGAMKGGNKQDETWINPFIKQFTNLSFSRESPEETIQSNKMDMSGGLLPDKRMELDKHGLSAGDYSRVVGKGPGSRPQISKESSMDRGPYFDKDGIVADESQNMQFMSNQNMKLPPSNNALPNQALGSLAGLGMQNLNSVRQNGNPSMFGVGNIAAQPRSMQQPPAQPLNSSQPNPRAQVPPPLLSPQVPVSLLKYAPNNGGLSPLFGPQQVAMLNQLSQLNQLSQISQLQRLLAQQQKAQNQRSMPSGGRQQQEQQGRSLSMQQQMMQQSRQLDPNLLMKQQTPPSQQQSLHQPTMKSFLENVIPHATPDLQKGPSPINAFSSFPIGFCPISASEIPGMNSNLNVNMDMSSIKEPQSRLRKWTTVDSISVNTSLDQNSSKHGAISSGFRLEDSPFVPYDFMNSSNSPASPPGSIGDGWPRAKSPNGSSSVNWPPEFRPGEPWKGYPNIDPETDPYVTPGSVINNLSVNTVREVDHLRDRNTGSSSSLNTTLPSTSAWSSIRASNYNVSLSSTAQSTSVARNSDSKSTWSPGSVTNTSLAHELWKVPLPPKSITAPSRPPPGLTGQKPPLSTWDNSLRLGGGWGSSDARYTPGSSWGESSSGRITNWLVLKNLTPQIDGSTLRTLCMQHGPLITFHLNLPHGNALVRYSSKEEVVKAQKSLHMCVLGNTTILAEFASEEEISRFFAQGQSLTPSPGWQSLGSSQSRLGSIDGSHSFSNRNDLNHWNGAGLSGTSSGDLHGTSLWGSPNYSTSLWGTPSSNDTRGISSPSPINAFLSVDHLGGGGESM from the exons GGATTTAGTgcaagaagaggaagaacagttgatggaagaaaggaaaaagagaaaagaagacaagaagaagaaggaagctgctCAAAAAAAG GCCATTGAACAAAAAATCAAAG TGCCAGAACAAACAAAGACAAGTGTAAGCCAGCCTCAGCCTGTCACCTCTAACGGCACTTCCACAGTAACCAGCACTAATAATAATGCCAAGCGGGCCACAGCCAacagtcagcagcagcagacctTGCCTCGATACCCTCCTCGTGAAGTACCACCACGATTCCGACACCAGGAAcagaaacagcttctgaaaCGAGGTCAGCAGTTACCTGGTATAGCTGCAAACCTGGGATCTACTCCTAAAGTATTAAACGGCCAGTCAGGAGGCAGCACTGTCACAAATAACCAGCCAGTGACCGACGGAGAAGTGCcgaacagcagcaaaaaacagCCAG GCATGCCTCCCATTCGGGACTTGGTGAGCCACTCCCCTAACCAGTCAG ATCTGAACCACAGTGGTCTAGGATCCCATTATGAAAATTCTCACTGGGGACCAGTCTCTTCAAATAGTGACTCCAGCACAAACTGGGATAAAGTTATTGTAGACGGCTCTGACAAAGAAGCATGGCCATCAATCACTGGCAGTGACCCAGAGCTGACATCAGAATGTATGGACACTGACTCTGCCTCTAGCTCTGGGTCAGAGAGAAACCTCGTTATAATGGCTTCAGGGAGCACAGGTGGTGACAATGATGGCATTCGAAATGGCATTGGACATGGTTCTCAGAATAAGTTTGTGGTTGGTAGCAACAGCAATAATGTGGGCAATGGAAGTATTAATGGGCCGTGGGGTTTATCCCATGGAACCATAATAAGCACATGTCAAGTTTCTGTGGATGCTCCTGACAGCAAATCTGAAAGTAGCAACAATAGAATGAATGCTTGGGGCACCATAAACTCTTCATCAAATGGAGGGTTAAATCCAAGCACTTTGAATTCAAATGGCAACCATGGTGCCTGGCCTGTATTGGAGAACAATGGACATGCCCTGAAAGGGTCTGTAGGGAGTGGTAATCCTGGCACAAATATTCCGTGCAGTACCATAGGTCAGATGTCGAATAGTCAGAGTATTAACTCAAAAGTGGGTGGTTCAGCCCATGGTTCCTGGGGAAGCCTTCAGGAAAATTGTGATTCTGAAGTAAATGGTACAAGGAAGGTTTCATTCAGTGGGCAACCTCAAAACCTTAACACTGAAATGAATGGACCAAATAACACTACTAACTTTATGACCTCTAGTTTACCAAACTCTGCTGGTTCAGTGCAGATTAACGAACTGCCTAATAATACAGGGCATGGGGCCTGGCGTGTGAGCACAATGAATCATTCTCAGATTCAGGCCTCTCCAGTTACAAATGGCACTTCCATTTCTCATCTTAGCAATGGTGAGGCGAAAAATGGTGGCTCTTATGGTACTACATGGGGTGCCTATGGTTCTAATTACTCTGGAGACAAATGTTCAGGCCCAAACAGCCAAGCTAATGGTGACACTGTGAATGCAACTCTAATGCAGCCAGGCATTAGCGGGCCTGGCAGCACTAACTTTCAAATCAACGGGAATAAAGGAGGAGGGGTGTGGGAGGCAGGGACAGTCAACTCCCAGAATATGCCATGGGGAAGCGGAAATGGTGCAAGTGCTGGCGGGAGCCGGAGAGGATGGGGCAACCCAGCACAGAACACTGGCACTAGCATTTCAAACGGGGAATGGAGTAAACTGCCTAGTAATCAGCATTCCAATGAAAGTGTGAATGGAAACAGCAGGAAGTTTACAAAGGGATGGAAGTCTACTGAGGAGGATGACCTTAACAGCAGCCAGagttctgctgcttctcagatGACAGAGCCAAGCAGCACCTGGGCCAAACCAGGTACGGGGGACAGTGAAGGGAGTTCAGAGGGCACTGGATGCCATGAAGACCGAGCAACCACGGAAGGACAGAGTCGAGAGAGGAGGAAAGTTGACCAGCATGCATTACTCCAAAGCATAGTGAACAGAACTGACTTAGATCCACGTGTCCTTTCCAACTCGGGTTGGGGACAGACTCCAATCAAACAGAACACTGCCTGGGATACCGAAACATCACCGAGGGgtgaaagaaaaactgacaaTGGGACAGAGGCCTGGGGAGGCTCTGTGACACAgacttccagctcaggggggtGTGTGGATAGACCTAGCCCTAATAATAATGATACCTCATCTGTATCAGGGTGGGGAGATCCAAAGTCTGCTACAAGGTGGGGAGACTCCAAAGGGTCAAACAGCCAAGGGGGGTGGGAAGAAGATTCTGCTGCTACAGTAATGGTCAAGAGCAATCAATCATGGGGAAGTGGCAAGGAAGAAAAGTCATCTTGGAATGATGCACAGAAGATCAAACAGGGATGGGTAGATGGACAGAAGGCCAGCCAGGGTTGGGCAGTTCCTGCCGGTGAAAGCTGGGGTGAAAATTCAAGAAATAACCATTGGGGTGAGGCTAAGAAATCCAGTTCAGGAGGTAGCGACAGTGACAGATCAGTATCTGGTTGGAATGAGCCAGGTAAATCAAATTCTGTTACTTGGGGAGGTAATAATACCAACTCAAATAACTCTTCAGGATGGGATGAGCCTGCAAAGTCCAGTCAGAACCAAGGCTGGGGAGACCCTCCTAAATCCAATCAGCCTCAAGGCTGGGGGGAGTCATCAAAGCCAATAAACTCTCCAGAATGGAACAAGCAAGATGTTGGCTCTTGGGGAGCACCCTCTGccacaaacaaacccccagGGTCGGGCTGGCTGGGTGGGCCGATGCCAGCACCAGCCAAGGAGGAAGAACCCACTGGGTGGGAGGAGCCATCCCCTGAGTCAATACGCCGCAAAATGGAGATTGATGATGGAACTTCTGCTTGGGGTGATCCAAGCAAATACAACTACAAAAATGTGAATATGTGGAATAAAAATGTCCCAAACAGTAGCAGCAGTTCAGACCAGCAAGCACAGGTACATCAGCAGCTACTGTCTTCAAGTGCCATGTCTAGCAAGGAGAGCAGTTCGGGTTCTG GTTGGGGAGAGCCTTCTACTCCAGCCACTACTGTAGATAATGGAACTTCAGCGTGGGGTAAACCCATGGATACTGGTACTAGCTGGGGAGAGCCCATCAGCGATGCAGCAGGCACCTCTGGCTGGGGAAACGCTTCTCTTGGTCAACAGGCTGCAACTAAACCTG GGCCTAAATCTATGCAAGATAGTTGGTGTGGAGATGACATGCCATTGACAGGCAGTCGTCAGACCagctgggaggaagaggaggatgtCGAGATTGGAATGTGGAACAGCACTTCTTCACAAGAAGCTAACCCATCCCTCAATTGGCCACCGTATGTGAAAAAAATGCCCACAAAG gGAGCAATGAAAGGTGGAAATAAGCAAGATGAAACATGGATCAATCCATTCATTAAGCAATTCACAAATCTCAGTTTTTCA AGAGAATCACCAGAAGAAACCATACAGAGCAATAAGATGGACATGTCTGGAG GGTTGCTGCCGGATAAGCGGATGGAGCTGGACAAGCACGGCCTCAGCGCTGGCGACTACAGTCGTGTGGTTGGGAAAGGCCCTGGTTCTCGTCCTCAGATTTCCAAAGAGTCTTCCATGGATCGCGGTCCTTACTTCGATAAG GATGGCATTGTAGCAGACGAGTCCCAAAACATGCAGTTTATGTCCAATCAAAACATGAAGCTTCCCCCTTCAAATAATGCACTACCTAACCAAGCCCTTGGCTCCCTAGCAGGGCTGGGTATGCAAAACTTGAATTCTGTTAGACAG AACGGCAATCCCAGTATGTTTGGTGTTGGTAATatagcagcacagcccaggagcatgcagcagcctccagcacaACCTCTTAATTCATCTCAGCCTAATCCACGTGCTCAAGTGCCTCCTCCATTACTATCCCCTCAG GTTCCAGTATCATTACTGAAGTATGCACCAAACAACGGTGGCCTGAGCCCACTTTTTGGTCCACAACAGGTAGCCATGTTGAATCAACTGTCCCAGTTAAACCAGCTTTCTCAGATCTCCCAGTTACAG CGGTTGTTGGCTCAGCAGCAAAAAGCCCAGAATCAAAGAAGCATGCCTTCTGGTGGTCgtcagcagcaggagcagcag gGTCGATCTCTCAGTATGCAGCAACAGATGATGCAACAGTCCCGTCAGCTTGATCCAAACCTGTTAATGAAACAGCAAACTCCACCCTCTCAACAGCAGTCACTCCATCAACCCACCATGAAATCTTTCCTTGAGAATGTCATACCCCATGCTACTCCTGATCTTCAAAAAGGGCCATCACCAATAAATGCATTCAGCAGCTTCCCTATAG GCTTCTGTCcaatttctgcttcagaaattcCAG GAATGAACTCAAACTTGAATGTAAACATGGATATGAGCAGTATTAAAGAGCCACAATCCCGACTGAGGAAATGGACTACAGTAGACAGCATTTCTGTGAACACATCCTTAGATCAAAACTCCAGCAAACATG gTGCTATTTCAAGTGGTTTTAGGCTGGAAGATTCTCCGTTTGTTCCGTATGACTTTATGAACAGCAGTAACTCACCAGCCAGCCCCCCCGGCTCCATTGGGGATGGCTGGCCCCGTGCCAAATCGCCTAATGGCTCCAGCAGTGTTAATTGGCCACCAG AGTTTCGTCCTGGTGAGCCATGGAAAGGTTATCCAAACATCGACCCTGAAACTGACCCTTACGTCACTCCTGGCAGTGTCATCAACAATCTGTCAGTTAACACTGTGCGGGAAGTTGACCACCTCAGGGACAGGAACACTG GGTCATCCTCATCTTTGAACACCACGCTGCCTTCAACTAGTGCCTGGTCATCCATTCGTGCCTCCAACTACAATGTTTCCCTCAGCAGTACAGCACAAAGCACTTCAG tAGCCAGAAACAGTGATTCCAAATCAACATGGTCTCCTGGATCAGTCACTAACACCTCTCTGGCTCATGAGCTGTGGAAGGTCCCTTTGCCACCTAAAAGCATCACTGCTCCGTCCCGCCCACCTCCAGGGCTAACCGGCCAGAAGCCACCGTTGTCCACTTGGGATAATTCCCTTCGTTTGGGTGGAGGATGGGGAAGTTCTGATGCCAGATATACCCCTG GTTCAAGCTGGGGTGAGAGCAGCTCAGGGAGAATAACAAATTGGCTTGTTCTGAAAAACCTTACACCTCAG ATCGATGGCTCAACCCTGCGAACGCTGTGCATGCAGCACGGCCCTCTGATAACATTCCACCTTAACCTCCCACATGGTAATGCTTTGGTCCGTTACAGTTCAAAAGAAGAGGTAGTGAAGGCACAAAAATCTCTGCACAT GTGTGTATTAGGGAACACTACTATTCTTGCTGAGTTTGCCAGTGAAGAGGAGATTAGTCGCTTCTTTGCACAAGGCCAGTCCCTGACTCCGTCTCCTGGCTGGCAATCTCTGGGATCCAGCCAGAGCCGACTTGGATCCATTGACGGTTCCCATTCGTTCTCAAACCGTAATGATCTAAATCACTGGAATGGTGCTGGGCTGTCGGGAACTAGCAGTGGAGACCTTCATGGCACTTCACTTTGGGGGAGCCCCAACTATTCCACGAGCCTGTGGGGCACCCCGAGCAGCAATGACACCAGGGGAATTAGCAGCCCATCCCCCATCAACGCTTTCCTTTCTGTTGACCACCTGGGTGGAGGTGGAGAGTCCATGTaa